The following are from one region of the Strix uralensis isolate ZFMK-TIS-50842 chromosome 4, bStrUra1, whole genome shotgun sequence genome:
- the NFKBIA gene encoding NF-kappa-B inhibitor alpha: MISARCPVEPPVMEGYEQPKKERQGGFPLDDRHDSGLDSMKEEEYRQLVKELEDIRLQPREPPAWAQQLTEDGDTFLHLAIIHEEKALSLEVIRQAAGDRAFLNFQNNLSQTPLHLAAITDQPEIAEHLLKAGCDLEIRDFRGNTPLHIACHQGSLRTVSVLTQYCQQHHLLAVLQATNYNGHTCLHLASIQGYLAIVEYLLSLGADVNAQEPCNGRTALHLAVDLQNSDLVSLLVKHGADVNKVTYQGYSPYQLTWGRDNSSIQEQLKLLTTADLQMLPESEDEESSESEAEFTEDELMYDDCLIGGRQLAF, translated from the exons ATGATCAGCGCCCGCTGCCCCGTCGAGCCGCCGGTAATGGAGGGCTACGAGCAACCGAAGAAAGAGCGTCAAGGCGGGTTCCCGCTCGACGATCGGCACGACAGCGGCCTGGACTCCATGAAGGAGGAGGAGTACCGGCAGCTGGTGAAGGAGCTGGAGGACATACGCCTGCAGCCCCGCGAGCCGCCCGCCTGGGCGCAGCAGCTGACGGAGGACGGGGACAC TTTTCTCCACTTGGCGATTATTCACGAGGAAAAAGCCCTGAGCCTGGAGGTGATCCGGCAGGCGGCCGGGGACCGCGCTTTCCTGAACTTCCAGAACAACCTCAGCCAG ACTCCTCTTCACTTGGCAGCGATCACTGATCAGCCTGAAATTGCCGAGCACCTTCTGAAGGCTGGATGCGACCTGGAAATCAGGGACTTCCGAGGAAACACCCCCCTGCACATTGCCTGCCATCAGGGCTCGCTCAGGACCGTCAGCGTCCTTACGCAGTACTGCCAGCAGCACCACCTCCTCGCTGTCCTGCAAGCCACCAACTACAATG gacATACATGTCTCCATTTGGCATCTATTCAAGGATACCTGGCTATTGTCGAATACTTGCTGTCCTTGGGAGCAGATGTAAATGCTCAG GAGCCGTGCAACGGCAGAACGGCACTACATTTGGCTGTCGACCTGCAGAATTCAGACCTGGTGTCGCTTCTGGTGAAACATGGGGCGGATGTGAACAAAGTGACCTACCAGGGCTATTCCCCTTATCAGCTCACATGGGGAAGAGACAACTCCAGCATACAGGAACAGCTGAAGCTGCTGACCACAGCCGACCTGCAGATGTTGCCAGAAAGTGAGGACGAGGAGAGCAGTGAATCGGAGGCTGAATTCACGGAGGATGAA cttATGTATGATGACTGCCTTATTGGAGGACGACAGCTGGCATTTTAA